One segment of Bacillus alkalisoli DNA contains the following:
- a CDS encoding flavodoxin — translation MTAKILIAYASMSGNTEEIADLIKSSLEINPIDIEIKEIEHMNAEELLQYDGIILGSYTWGDGELPYETEDFYEGLLDVDLTDKVVAVFGSGDTAYPKFCAAVDLLEERLQLQGASLAVEGLRIEFTPDTDEEVESCANFAVMFAEKLGV, via the coding sequence ATGACAGCTAAAATATTAATAGCTTATGCTAGTATGTCAGGAAATACGGAAGAAATCGCAGACCTTATCAAGTCTAGCTTAGAAATAAACCCGATTGATATAGAAATAAAGGAAATAGAACATATGAATGCAGAGGAATTACTCCAGTACGATGGAATTATATTAGGTTCATACACATGGGGAGATGGAGAATTACCTTATGAGACAGAGGATTTTTACGAGGGGTTGCTTGATGTGGATTTAACAGACAAGGTTGTTGCAGTATTTGGTTCAGGGGACACAGCTTACCCAAAATTTTGTGCGGCTGTTGATCTTTTGGAAGAACGTTTACAACTACAAGGTGCTTCCTTAGCGGTGGAGGGTCTTCGTATTGAATTCACACCAGACACAGATGAAGAAGTAGAAAGCTGTGCCAATTTTGCAGTGATGTTTGCTGAGAAACTAGGAGTCTAA
- a CDS encoding beta propeller repeat protein, protein MESLMSATAVIWLQDGKLLLATTETGVFIKERGKWNPCLHTGSRKIRDFHESGEHIYGVGDAGLFIRSSSGGYGWTIKRFPTKATVWNVSSSELGIVAAHGEKLLFLSFNFGETFRVIDPFSHISHNKPSIRSLVLSIYL, encoded by the coding sequence ATGGAATCCTTAATGAGTGCAACTGCTGTCATATGGTTACAGGATGGTAAATTACTATTAGCAACAACAGAAACAGGAGTTTTTATAAAAGAAAGAGGAAAATGGAATCCATGTCTTCATACTGGATCCAGGAAAATAAGAGACTTTCATGAAAGTGGGGAACATATTTATGGAGTCGGTGACGCTGGTTTGTTTATTCGTAGTTCAAGTGGAGGATATGGTTGGACAATCAAACGTTTTCCTACAAAAGCAACAGTTTGGAATGTTAGTAGTTCCGAACTTGGAATAGTAGCAGCTCACGGAGAGAAGCTATTGTTTTTATCTTTTAACTTCGGCGAAACGTTTCGGGTAATCGACCCATTCTCACATATTTCTCATAATAAACCATCTATAAGGTCTTTAGTTCTTAGTATTTATTTATAG
- a CDS encoding FbpB family small basic protein has product MRKKTLKQLILENKLDIMRDEKLLDKI; this is encoded by the coding sequence ATGAGGAAGAAAACATTAAAGCAACTAATTCTAGAAAACAAACTGGACATAATGAGAGATGAAAAACTACTGGACAAAATATAA
- a CDS encoding YqcI/YcgG family protein, which translates to MYIDFCEVITIRGIYKDVATLRQDLEEWELAVLEAFGAKMTDKENPFPCIPATIGNKTNQLRYGYIGYPRSNTTTVELVQLMKNFTNEAIMYGPNTSLIVFYEITDNMKEDYTVEVYEQLFWRQLAGLSVCDEMDWPKNISYNPHHPLWEFCFNGEKFSMYCATPAHKNRKSRHFETMMLAITPRSVLEEFGRSESFASNIKKQVRKRMEKYDSIEIHPDLNSYGSEDNFEWTKCPFHQFLNLFKQ; encoded by the coding sequence ATGTATATAGACTTCTGTGAGGTGATTACTATCAGAGGAATATATAAGGATGTTGCAACGTTACGTCAGGATTTAGAAGAGTGGGAACTAGCAGTATTAGAGGCATTTGGAGCTAAAATGACAGACAAGGAGAATCCTTTTCCTTGCATTCCAGCTACCATTGGAAATAAAACAAACCAATTAAGGTATGGCTATATTGGTTATCCAAGAAGTAATACTACAACAGTCGAACTAGTGCAATTAATGAAAAACTTCACAAACGAGGCAATAATGTACGGTCCAAATACATCACTAATTGTTTTTTATGAAATAACTGACAATATGAAAGAGGATTACACCGTAGAGGTGTATGAACAATTATTTTGGAGGCAATTAGCTGGACTTTCTGTATGTGATGAAATGGACTGGCCCAAAAATATTTCATACAATCCACATCATCCATTATGGGAGTTTTGCTTCAATGGGGAAAAGTTTTCCATGTATTGTGCCACACCTGCGCATAAAAACCGTAAAAGCCGGCATTTTGAGACGATGATGCTCGCGATTACACCTAGAAGTGTATTGGAAGAGTTTGGGAGAAGCGAATCTTTTGCCAGTAATATAAAAAAGCAGGTAAGAAAACGTATGGAAAAATATGATTCCATTGAAATTCATCCGGATTTAAACAGCTATGGTTCAGAGGATAATTTCGAATGGACCAAATGCCCATTCCATCAATTCTTGAATTTATTTAAGCAATGA
- a CDS encoding DUF421 domain-containing protein has product MDLHFIWKAVVIVFGGVLILRLAGRKSISQLTVAQTVMMVAVGSLIIQPVGDRNIWITMLITLFLVLNLLFIEYIVMKVDKLEKFFYGQSLMIIENGKINERNLKKLRLTVDMLELRLRQQGIQNISDLQWATIESNGQLGYMLKPDKQYATKGDIQQIISMLQGTNPTSSPAPNLFNSSDETENIFTEVKDNKHQVAPPKYLE; this is encoded by the coding sequence ATGGATTTACATTTTATATGGAAAGCAGTAGTTATTGTGTTTGGTGGAGTACTAATTTTACGATTAGCAGGCAGGAAGTCTATTTCACAATTAACCGTTGCTCAAACAGTGATGATGGTGGCTGTCGGCTCACTCATTATCCAACCAGTTGGTGACCGAAACATATGGATTACGATGCTTATTACTCTATTCCTTGTACTAAATCTTCTTTTCATTGAGTATATCGTGATGAAAGTAGATAAACTGGAGAAGTTCTTTTATGGACAATCCTTAATGATTATTGAAAACGGAAAAATAAACGAGAGGAACTTGAAGAAACTCCGTTTAACGGTTGACATGCTAGAATTACGATTACGTCAGCAAGGGATACAAAACATAAGTGACCTTCAATGGGCAACGATAGAATCTAACGGACAGTTAGGATATATGTTAAAACCTGATAAACAATATGCAACAAAAGGAGATATTCAACAAATTATATCAATGCTACAGGGAACAAATCCTACATCATCACCCGCTCCCAATCTCTTTAACTCTTCTGATGAAACAGAAAATATTTTTACAGAAGTTAAAGATAATAAACACCAAGTGGCACCTCCAAAATATTTGGAATGA
- a CDS encoding voltage-gated chloride channel family protein, producing MKKMGKYKLFLFTIIRWIIFALIIGIIIGSTTAFLLKTNDFLGDGIRKNNPWLIYFLPLGGILIGFMYMNYGKKNGNDIAKGNNLVIEGVHGKATVLKRLGPFVYIGTFITILFGGSTGREGAAIQMGGSIAQSVIQFLKVNKLDTKIVLMSGISAGFGAAFGTPITGAIFGMEMVAVGKLKYEALVACLVASFVGHYVTEGIWGIKHESFHIKSVPEVSGFSFTKVIIMAIIFSLVSVLYCQLRHGIQNVSEKIFKKNHMKRAFVGGCVIVLLTIVLGTTDYNGRGLDMLEQSFLVDVPTFAFLAKLVYTAITMGSGFVGGEAIPLFFIGATLGNTLSSFIDLPLSFIAALGMIAVFAGGANTPIAAFLLSVEMFDGKGIEFFFVACFVSFIFSGHHGLWPSQKVYEPKSRLYRFIKGETIESVEKKDG from the coding sequence ATGAAAAAAATGGGTAAGTATAAATTATTTCTTTTTACCATTATCAGGTGGATCATTTTTGCATTAATTATTGGAATAATAATCGGTTCTACAACAGCCTTTCTATTAAAGACGAATGATTTTCTTGGAGATGGAATTCGAAAAAATAACCCTTGGCTCATCTATTTTCTTCCTTTAGGCGGAATTTTGATTGGATTTATGTATATGAACTATGGGAAAAAGAACGGTAATGATATTGCGAAGGGAAATAATTTAGTAATTGAAGGAGTACATGGAAAGGCAACCGTACTTAAAAGATTAGGTCCCTTTGTCTACATAGGTACGTTTATTACCATTCTCTTTGGTGGCTCAACAGGTCGTGAAGGAGCAGCCATTCAAATGGGGGGAAGTATAGCTCAGTCCGTTATTCAGTTTCTTAAAGTGAATAAACTTGATACTAAAATAGTATTAATGAGTGGAATCAGTGCAGGATTCGGTGCTGCTTTTGGTACCCCAATCACAGGCGCTATATTCGGTATGGAAATGGTAGCAGTAGGTAAATTAAAATATGAGGCACTTGTTGCCTGCCTAGTTGCAAGCTTCGTTGGGCACTATGTGACGGAGGGGATTTGGGGAATAAAGCATGAAAGCTTTCATATAAAATCTGTTCCAGAAGTTTCGGGTTTCTCTTTTACAAAAGTAATCATAATGGCTATTATTTTTAGTCTTGTAAGTGTACTTTATTGCCAATTAAGGCACGGTATACAAAATGTTTCTGAGAAGATTTTCAAAAAGAATCATATGAAAAGAGCTTTTGTTGGTGGTTGTGTTATTGTGCTTTTAACGATTGTACTTGGAACGACAGATTACAATGGCCGTGGATTAGATATGCTAGAGCAATCTTTTCTAGTAGATGTACCGACGTTCGCCTTTTTAGCTAAACTAGTATATACAGCCATCACAATGGGAAGTGGTTTTGTTGGAGGAGAGGCGATCCCACTATTCTTTATTGGCGCAACGTTAGGAAACACTTTGTCCTCATTCATAGACTTGCCATTGTCTTTTATTGCAGCTTTAGGAATGATTGCTGTTTTTGCAGGTGGTGCCAACACACCGATTGCGGCCTTCTTGTTAAGTGTGGAAATGTTTGATGGAAAAGGGATAGAATTCTTTTTTGTCGCATGTTTCGTGAGTTTTATTTTTTCTGGACATCACGGACTTTGGCCTTCTCAGAAGGTTTATGAGCCGAAAAGTAGATTGTATCGTTTCATAAAAGGAGAAACAATAGAATCGGTGGAAAAGAAAGATGGTTGA
- a CDS encoding ABC transporter substrate-binding protein produces the protein MMKLSKIGALLLSVCIVLSLVACEPGQIRSVQAEDGGVNIDFWTFWESESSNAIIEKIIDDYNNSQDEVIVNHTAFPKGKIWTNNIVSIATGNPADVIINDMQSVTYRATLNQVTDISSYITEEYKEMFYPHLWEVVESEGRTYAIPFMTNTNVLFYNKAAYEEVGIDPNNPPSTWKELEEYASFLDWKQGDHYERIGFHPLWGGFGATSWMVNADDGQSFIQDTKLNIHTDKKAEGLAWLKKWRDKYGVSPVNVFTANFMEIHSNPFLAEKVAMWVGDGSLYSSIREDDTTIDIGVAPIPAYSDSTDHWSTGEGLVVEIPRGAKNPDEAMDFIQYLTGPEAQKYWASQTFDIAANKLGAEAALAEFTEKEAEIYSFMLQNLAVTKVFSTPTEYADYKRKINHMIDHVMVNNLSPDEGLKRAEEVVENLHN, from the coding sequence ATGATGAAACTAAGCAAAATCGGCGCTTTACTTTTAAGTGTATGTATCGTTCTATCATTAGTGGCATGTGAGCCAGGTCAAATTCGCTCTGTTCAGGCGGAGGATGGAGGGGTAAACATTGATTTTTGGACATTTTGGGAATCAGAATCTAGTAATGCAATTATTGAAAAAATAATAGACGATTATAACAACTCTCAAGATGAAGTAATTGTAAACCATACAGCCTTTCCGAAAGGGAAAATTTGGACAAACAATATCGTCTCTATTGCAACAGGAAACCCAGCGGATGTCATCATAAATGATATGCAGTCCGTCACATATCGAGCAACACTTAACCAGGTTACAGATATAAGTAGTTACATAACGGAAGAATATAAAGAGATGTTTTATCCACACCTTTGGGAAGTAGTAGAATCCGAAGGGAGAACATATGCTATTCCTTTTATGACCAATACAAACGTATTATTTTATAATAAGGCAGCATATGAAGAGGTAGGCATAGATCCTAATAACCCACCTTCTACGTGGAAAGAATTAGAGGAGTATGCAAGTTTTCTAGATTGGAAGCAAGGAGATCATTATGAACGTATCGGTTTTCATCCTCTTTGGGGTGGATTTGGTGCCACTTCATGGATGGTCAATGCAGATGATGGACAATCCTTCATACAGGACACCAAGTTAAACATTCATACAGATAAGAAAGCAGAAGGTTTAGCATGGTTGAAAAAATGGCGTGATAAATATGGAGTAAGTCCAGTAAATGTATTTACTGCAAACTTTATGGAAATTCATTCAAACCCGTTCCTTGCAGAAAAAGTAGCGATGTGGGTAGGTGACGGAAGTTTATATTCTTCCATTCGCGAAGATGATACTACTATTGATATAGGTGTTGCACCTATTCCAGCATATAGTGATTCCACTGACCATTGGAGTACAGGCGAAGGACTTGTAGTAGAAATACCACGTGGTGCGAAAAATCCAGACGAAGCAATGGATTTCATTCAATACTTAACAGGTCCAGAAGCACAAAAATATTGGGCAAGCCAAACTTTCGATATCGCAGCAAATAAACTAGGGGCAGAAGCAGCCTTAGCAGAATTTACTGAAAAAGAAGCTGAGATTTACTCCTTCATGCTTCAAAATCTAGCAGTAACGAAAGTATTCTCAACTCCGACTGAATACGCCGACTACAAGAGAAAAATTAACCATATGATAGACCATGTTATGGTTAACAACCTATCACCAGACGAAGGCTTAAAAAGAGCGGAAGAGGTAGTGGAGAACTTACATAATTGA
- the folE2 gene encoding GTP cyclohydrolase FolE2, translating into MKEINLPDKTSRHRHFGSVDPIVGTKPTEKEKMHDLQNTDNDFYFSIEHVGIKNITYPVIITSSMEPKEQHSIGNFMLTTSLVRNQKGINMSRLPEVLHTFYQNGLQLDFSSLADVSKLLAERMNQSSSTIEVSFPWFFERRSPSMNLAGLMKADVTLETTYKEGIGWKEKISMSAAVTTLCPCSKEISEYSAHNQRGIVTVQVELSQDGSSPSNIKEILLDVMESNASAKLHPILKRPDEKKVTEQAYENPRFVEDLIRLIAADLYLLDWVKAFTIECRNEESIHQHDAYAKMSYRK; encoded by the coding sequence ATGAAAGAAATTAATCTTCCTGATAAGACATCTAGACACCGTCATTTCGGTTCAGTTGACCCAATTGTCGGAACAAAGCCTACTGAAAAAGAAAAAATGCATGACTTGCAGAATACAGACAATGATTTTTACTTTTCAATCGAGCATGTAGGTATTAAAAATATAACATATCCTGTTATTATTACTTCTTCGATGGAACCAAAGGAACAGCATTCTATTGGTAACTTTATGCTCACCACTAGTCTAGTTCGCAATCAAAAAGGTATAAACATGAGCCGTTTACCCGAAGTATTACATACTTTCTATCAAAACGGATTACAATTAGACTTTTCTTCCTTAGCGGATGTTAGTAAACTATTAGCAGAACGAATGAATCAATCCTCATCCACTATTGAAGTAAGCTTCCCTTGGTTTTTTGAAAGAAGAAGCCCTTCTATGAATCTTGCTGGATTAATGAAAGCTGATGTTACTTTAGAAACGACATACAAGGAAGGTATAGGATGGAAAGAGAAAATTTCCATGTCTGCAGCTGTTACCACTCTTTGTCCATGTTCAAAAGAAATTAGTGAGTATAGTGCACACAATCAACGAGGAATCGTAACCGTACAAGTAGAACTATCCCAAGATGGTTCATCACCTTCAAATATAAAAGAGATATTACTCGATGTTATGGAGTCTAATGCAAGTGCAAAACTTCATCCCATCTTAAAAAGACCAGATGAAAAGAAAGTAACAGAGCAAGCATACGAAAATCCTAGATTTGTAGAGGACCTTATTCGTTTAATTGCTGCAGATCTATATTTATTAGATTGGGTGAAAGCATTTACCATTGAATGTCGTAATGAAGAATCTATTCATCAACATGATGCATACGCTAAAATGTCGTACCGCAAATAA
- a CDS encoding M20/M25/M40 family metallo-hydrolase, whose amino-acid sequence MLTCHNDVLTITKQLVNIESIVNTSGETDMANFIYNWLKQLPYFQANSSSIVLEKTVDDDKQRYNVLAYIKGTKRVSNKTVMLMGHVDTVGIDDFGQIKDAACSPDDLVEEMLTEAVPSMVEEHLKSGDWMFGRGSLDMKSGLASHLYLIKYYSENPDKLEGNIVFVAECDEEDGSHGILSALKTLRKWKKEQNFEYIAAINADFVSPRYEGDENRYIYKGTVGKLLPSFFITGAETHVGSCFEGIDPNFIASYLTKQISYNPDLCNEAYGERTVPPVSLKQTDLKPTYTVQTALSTYVYYNFFIHSWSPKDVLDLLKEQATIAFSDALVDFKKSYQTYSETTGEPIREVAWQPRVFIYEEMVEKLVEKFGDEYESAMNTFKEKLLEDSSLDTRMYSARVVEEAWKWMEDKSPAIILFYSSLYSPRIEVTGKDENEQNLLQALDNAVQFVQPHYEHPIVTRNFFPYISDMSFVALSDDEQGIEAVSRNNPSWGKKHFINYDDIRAINVPVINIGPYGFDAHKKYERAELNFSHYIVPNLTNEVIKKLIG is encoded by the coding sequence ATGTTAACTTGTCATAACGATGTTTTAACGATAACAAAACAACTTGTAAACATTGAGAGTATTGTTAATACTTCTGGTGAAACGGATATGGCTAATTTTATTTATAATTGGCTTAAACAATTGCCTTATTTTCAAGCGAATTCTTCTTCTATCGTTTTGGAAAAAACAGTGGACGATGACAAGCAGCGTTACAATGTGCTTGCTTATATAAAAGGAACGAAGCGGGTTAGTAATAAAACTGTTATGTTAATGGGGCACGTAGATACGGTTGGGATAGATGATTTTGGACAAATAAAAGATGCAGCTTGTTCTCCTGACGATCTCGTGGAAGAAATGTTAACAGAAGCGGTACCGTCCATGGTTGAAGAACATTTAAAATCCGGAGATTGGATGTTCGGCCGTGGATCGCTTGATATGAAAAGTGGATTAGCTAGTCATTTATATTTAATAAAGTATTATAGTGAAAATCCTGACAAATTAGAAGGGAACATAGTTTTTGTGGCAGAGTGTGACGAAGAAGATGGTTCACACGGAATATTATCTGCATTAAAGACGTTACGCAAATGGAAGAAGGAACAAAACTTCGAATATATCGCTGCTATAAATGCTGATTTTGTTTCTCCTCGCTACGAAGGGGATGAAAATCGTTATATTTATAAAGGAACAGTTGGGAAATTGTTGCCATCTTTTTTCATTACCGGGGCAGAGACACATGTAGGTTCTTGCTTTGAAGGAATCGATCCGAATTTCATAGCCTCCTATTTAACAAAACAAATTAGTTATAATCCTGACCTTTGTAATGAAGCTTACGGAGAAAGAACGGTTCCACCAGTGTCGTTAAAACAAACCGACTTAAAGCCGACCTATACAGTGCAAACGGCTCTTTCCACTTATGTGTATTACAACTTTTTTATTCATTCTTGGTCACCGAAAGATGTGCTAGATTTATTAAAAGAGCAAGCAACAATTGCTTTTTCCGATGCATTGGTAGACTTTAAGAAAAGTTATCAAACGTATAGTGAAACAACGGGAGAACCAATACGTGAAGTCGCTTGGCAACCACGTGTCTTCATTTACGAAGAAATGGTAGAAAAGCTAGTAGAGAAATTTGGAGATGAGTATGAGTCGGCGATGAATACGTTTAAAGAAAAACTACTAGAAGATTCATCATTAGATACGCGAATGTATTCAGCAAGAGTAGTCGAAGAAGCATGGAAGTGGATGGAAGATAAAAGTCCTGCCATTATTCTTTTTTACTCCTCTTTATATTCACCCCGTATTGAAGTAACAGGAAAAGATGAAAACGAACAAAACCTACTTCAAGCATTAGATAATGCCGTTCAGTTTGTCCAACCACACTATGAACATCCGATTGTGACGAGAAACTTTTTCCCTTACATTTCGGATATGAGCTTTGTTGCATTAAGTGACGACGAACAAGGAATTGAGGCAGTTTCTCGAAATAATCCAAGTTGGGGGAAGAAACATTTTATCAACTATGATGATATTCGAGCTATTAACGTTCCAGTTATCAATATCGGCCCATATGGCTTTGATGCGCATAAAAAATATGAACGAGCAGAACTGAACTTTTCTCACTACATCGTACCGAATTTAACAAATGAAGTGATAAAGAAGTTAATAGGTTAA